TCGGTGGACGGAGCGAGTTGGTTGCCGTTCGTCCGATTCGAACTACTGGAGTTATTCGGAGTGACTGGGGTCGTATTTGGCTGCGCACTCCGTGACGTGGATGCGCCATTGTTCCCGCCACGGGGCGCGACTTCGCTGTTGCCACCCTGCACATTGGGGACGCCAACGCTCCCCTGGGTGCTAGTTGTCGTGGGGACAGGCGTGCCAGCGGAGTTGCTGGAGCTAGTTGCGGCCCCGCCCCCACCCGTGCCGCCTGCGCCAGCGTCTTGAGCAGAAACCAACTGAGGGCATGCAAGCCCCCGGAGAGCCGCCGCGAGTGCGATTGAAAACGTGATTCTCATGGCCAACTTCCCACTGAGGATTTGGGTGATTCGAAGTTTCGATATGGACAGCCGGTTTCGTAACTCCGGCATCATGACTGTTTTTACACCAAGCAAAAGAATGCGCTTCAGTCAGTGTGGCTCTGACAGCTGCAAATACGCACAGTTTCTGCGATGCTTTCCACGTCCCCATCACACGACGCACAGCGTGTGCCAAGGAAAGGCTGTCCAACTGCGCGGGCATTCATGGGCAGTGCCCGCTGCTGCCGGCATTGCGACAGTTGCTCCGGTTCACATTACGGTGCTGTACTGCATTGCCCTCCGCCGCTACGACTCGGGCCAGCAGTGGTGGTACAATGCTGGGCAGCCAACTACGGGAGCCGTGTTGATCGGACAATTGCGTCATTTCGGAGAAGCCCATGCCCCGCTACCAAATGCGCCAGAAATGGTTGTCTTGGGGGGACGACTACACCGTCGCCGATGAAGCGGGCCAGCCGCGGTATTTTATTGACGGCCGCGGTTTCAGCTTCGGCAGCAAGCTGGCCTTTCAGGACATGCAGGGCAAAGAGCTGGCCTTCATTGCCCAGAAGCTTTTGGCTTGGGGACCGACCTACGAGATTTATCGCGGCGGGGAGCTGGCCGCGGTCGTGAAGAAGTCGCTGTTCACCCTGTTTCGTGCGGAGTTCACGGTGGATGTGCCGGGACCGGACGACCTCGTAGCCCAGGGTAATTTCTGGGACTACGAATATCAGTTCACGCGTGGCAGTCGATCCGTGGCAAACGTCTCCAAAGCCTTCTTCAGCCTGACGGACACCTACGGGATTGAGTGTGCGGATGAGGAGGACGACGTATTGATCCTGGCCGCAGCGGTCGTGATCGACCAGTGCAGTCACGAGCGACGCGATTGAATCCTTCAGGCCAGAATAGCGCCCTGGTGATCGACGGTAGAATCGGATGAAGATTGCCACTTACAATGTAAACGGCATCAACGGTCGACTGCCCGTGCTGCTGGATTGGCTGGAGCAATCTGTTCCGGATGTAATTTGCCTCCAGGAATGGAAGGCACCGGATGACAAGTTTCCGGCGGCCGCCATCGAGGCGGCCGGCTACGGCGCGATTTACGACGAATAGTCTCGCAATGGAAAAAGAGCTGTCCCTGAGAATTGTCCTGATCGCGCCGCCGGCTGGCGTTGACTTCGGCCTGCAACACGGCAAAGGCAGCGCCTACACGACGATCCAAAAACAGCGGTCGAATGGCGCTGACCTCACCTTCGCCTGCACGGTGACCGTTAAGGATAATCTTGAAGGCGGGCTTCCCAACTTTCTTGGCCCGCTCGCCCAAGGACCTCCAAGTGCTCGATTCCTCTACCTCGATATTGGACGCCTTGCTGGACAAGCCGACAGCGTATGGGAGCGGAGAATCAAAGTTCCGCTGCGTGACATCTCCTGGGAGCTGATTGAGCAGGCGTCTGCGTATTCGAACCAAGTCCTCGAAGTCCGGTTGCCCGGTACTGGGCGGGATGGCGGGCCTAACTGTGCGACGGTCCATCCTACCGACGGCTGGAA
This sequence is a window from Planctomycetia bacterium. Protein-coding genes within it:
- a CDS encoding LURP-one-related family protein, yielding MPRYQMRQKWLSWGDDYTVADEAGQPRYFIDGRGFSFGSKLAFQDMQGKELAFIAQKLLAWGPTYEIYRGGELAAVVKKSLFTLFRAEFTVDVPGPDDLVAQGNFWDYEYQFTRGSRSVANVSKAFFSLTDTYGIECADEEDDVLILAAAVVIDQCSHERRD
- a CDS encoding DUF5990 family protein, which gives rise to MEKELSLRIVLIAPPAGVDFGLQHGKGSAYTTIQKQRSNGADLTFACTVTVKDNLEGGLPNFLGPLAQGPPSARFLYLDIGRLAGQADSVWERRIKVPLRDISWELIEQASAYSNQVLEVRLPGTGRDGGPNCATVHPTDGWKCCRRLA